A stretch of the Porifericola rhodea genome encodes the following:
- a CDS encoding MFS transporter — protein MHKPETTLNEKDTEKGLNLVLREGMATQSMIILTSGTFLIAFALALGATPLQIGIISAIPLYSNVLQILSIELVSRWKSRKKVVVIGTFIGRSAYAGIALLPFMPGEDYRLYVMMMALAVQHGMGAISNGSWSSWMRDLIPGKTRGRFLSYRLFCTQILSVLLSIGVAIMLDFIEQYYPGQDLYVYASLFMIGSLAGVMGSLLLYKTPEPIQTDAKEPLVSLLSLPFKHKNFRKLMAYMASWNFAVNMAVPFLTVYLLQTLGLSMTYVIGLTTLSQLGNIIFFRFWGYYSDRYSNKTILKLSAPLYILALAATVFCTLPNTHAFTLPLLITLYLIAGIATAGTGLASSSIGMALAPRKHSVAYLSVLSLTNALAAGTAPILAGLLAEYTTHWDWTLTTNLSLGSVTVLSLRHLDFLFVLTLLLGLHAMYRLKQIHEDGDVKTIVLIREIVLKVRRLYSGMIGKPIIIRVPMALYYTLAFSRKKSKSKIG, from the coding sequence ATGCATAAGCCAGAGACTACATTAAACGAGAAAGATACTGAAAAGGGCCTGAATTTAGTGCTGCGAGAGGGCATGGCCACACAGAGCATGATTATCCTTACCAGCGGCACATTTCTAATTGCATTTGCATTGGCTCTGGGAGCCACGCCTCTCCAGATAGGAATTATAAGCGCCATACCTCTTTATTCTAATGTACTCCAAATACTATCTATAGAACTGGTATCGCGCTGGAAGAGCCGTAAAAAAGTAGTTGTAATTGGTACTTTTATCGGGCGTAGTGCGTACGCAGGTATTGCTCTTCTTCCTTTTATGCCTGGAGAAGACTATCGCCTGTATGTGATGATGATGGCTTTGGCGGTTCAGCATGGTATGGGAGCTATTTCAAACGGAAGCTGGAGTTCGTGGATGCGCGACTTAATACCTGGCAAAACACGTGGTCGTTTTCTCTCTTACCGCCTTTTTTGTACTCAAATACTGTCTGTGCTTCTAAGTATTGGAGTAGCTATTATGCTGGATTTTATTGAGCAGTACTATCCCGGGCAAGACCTGTATGTATATGCTTCCCTATTTATGATTGGTTCCCTGGCAGGTGTAATGGGCTCCCTTTTACTATACAAAACGCCGGAGCCTATACAGACTGATGCCAAAGAACCTTTGGTTTCATTATTATCTCTGCCGTTTAAACACAAAAATTTCAGAAAACTTATGGCTTACATGGCTTCCTGGAATTTTGCAGTAAACATGGCAGTTCCTTTTCTTACAGTATACCTACTACAGACCCTGGGCCTATCTATGACCTATGTAATAGGGCTGACCACTTTAAGTCAGCTAGGCAACATTATTTTCTTCAGGTTCTGGGGTTATTATTCTGACAGATACAGTAACAAAACGATCTTAAAACTGAGTGCTCCTTTGTATATTCTGGCTTTAGCGGCTACTGTATTCTGTACTCTGCCAAACACACATGCCTTTACTTTACCATTGTTGATTACTTTATACCTTATCGCAGGAATCGCTACAGCAGGTACTGGTTTAGCTTCCAGTAGTATTGGCATGGCACTCGCTCCAAGAAAGCATTCTGTAGCTTATCTTTCGGTGCTTAGCCTTACGAATGCGCTTGCTGCTGGTACTGCACCTATTCTTGCAGGCTTACTTGCTGAATATACAACCCATTGGGACTGGACTTTGACAACAAATTTATCATTAGGCTCTGTTACGGTACTAAGTCTTCGTCACCTGGATTTTCTTTTTGTACTGACTCTGCTTCTTGGTCTACATGCCATGTACAGGCTTAAGCAAATACACGAAGATGGTGACGTAAAAACTATAGTATTGATAAGAGAGATTGTCCTGAAAGTGAGAAGGCTGTATAGCGGAATGATTGGGAAGCCAATTATTATTCGTGTTCCTATGGCTCTATATTATACTCTGGCTTTCAGTAGAAAGAAAAGTAAAAGTAAAATTGGTTAA
- a CDS encoding T9SS type A sorting domain-containing protein → MKYVLSVILTFVFASAWAQNACNNRSTFNWDDHPGDPRNQTYADEGVDFTFTLSDPNNRVDGADFEVDGTYQFIYGVNSLRWEQNLANNTESSTITVDFNNIALNDFCFYVLGINNNDVITVSGSFNSNNVTFSTTEVVNEAFRYCFNGPVDEISVTFSSNAGGNPPNQIVGLWNFEWCDIDFDDDGIRDAIDLDSDNDGLLDTQEDNNAAGDSDNDGIPDYSDPSFPGYTDADANNVNDNIDMDGDGYPNSLDIDSDGDGIPDNIEGPTTAAYIAPTGNDTDNDGLDDAYDSDNGGSTVALVDTDGDGTNDYLDQDSDGDGVSDLIEGNDIDFNGLADLTPDTGGNRNPSGTDADGDGLDDSFDVIIGRNLTDNPTVLGRNTIPESLLDANSEYNFRDTDDDGDGVLTSAELTDTNGDGIPEYIQACGDGSILDFDDYTVGSTPGPFNIDGVTITFEFSDASGNVLSYTVDRDELDAANNIYSENYVRVLQNLDNASQYSLLKVKFNRPLKGFRFNLLDIDKASPQFTDYLSVNVYSDADVIVLDGNNILPGRYNRLNDNNFIEGLNNTNDEDYFGNVHIAIGQTVDSLVIRYANLDAGLNGGNNNQAVGLGDFTWCGIDSDFDEVLDFVDNDDNNNGILDIIEAGGTEGVDPDPSGDADGDKIPNYQDPDFAGFTDVNADGIDDNYDYDLDGIPDHLDKDTDNDGLPDAVEANGGTLPENMDTDGSYSAAYVATTTDADGDGIIAELDPDEGGTALPVNNSDNDAVNDFRDLDSDNDGIADLVEAGGTDTNGDGQVDDFVDVDTDGMADQYDPDSFAEGLLEGSLTKKAKDTDRDGYPNYRDADSDADGITDNVEAQTTAGYVAAGSTDTDGDGWLDEYDSDNGGTPISLVDNDGDGTQDYIDTDSDGDGVLDRIEARDANRDGRRDINPANNDTDQDGLDDNYDPDNGGTLAPLLSSDTDLIPDYRDIDDDNDGILTQDEDSNANGRLNDDFAQGGGSVPDYLYNTDDPDSDNIVNDIDQDDNNDGIPDIEQGYGVNPGADADNDGTPNYLDTDFVHPTYGAFVDANGDGVNDTFDTDRDGVPNHFDLDSDGDGIPNAVEANDGILPPNMTENGQYDYAYVRANDHDGDGLVNDLDPDFGGTPLSNSDFDGDGLPDALDQDADGDGIPDAIEAQATDTNNNGVNDTYLDSDGDGNADYRDSDADNDGITDAIEGRASGVTASGNDTDLDGLDDAFDPDNGGAELTGYDHDNDGTPDYLDSDSDNDGIADIIEGNDADGNGVADANLSNVDSDGDGIDNNFEGGVALQNTDSNGEPDFRDVDDDGDGIPTADESLDQSPANGTPDYLEASSELCGPGFTAIDRYGDAVAANNGGTRSNAAVGAPNYNPATDNFTAMAYTNGANQYIILDLGENVPEGRVIEMYVSSNQAGSAWRVQSSLTGAGFGNTVDYTGLVQRTNIEVRTYTVPAGGIRYIAFIWNAGLPYIDGVVFESCILDTDNDEIADINDNDSDNDGLSDAQEGNGIDPTADADGDGIANYLDSSFAGFEDLNGDGVNDNFDFDLDGIANHLDLDSDNDGIPDAVEANNGSLPANMTNEGTYLISYVLANDTDGDGYANDVDASNGGTALANPDTDGDGLNDFTDRDSDNDGITDTVEAGGTDNNRDGIIDNFADTDGDGLADLVDTDNGGTQLTIINTDGTDNPDYIDTDSDNDSGGGSPGLPDLYEAHDSDFDGTPSWDDNGNLLLDPNEGNVDLDGDGILDAFDPSEGGIGASLPDVDKDGVYNYRDDDDDDDGIPTSAEDANGDGNFFNDFSEGQDTSYGGRYSFVPDYLYNPLSPLPVDLVSFEAYWDSKVVMLEWETASEKNNDYFEVERSDNGYQYTAVGKVKGKGTTDELSTYSYADEVSSNGEYFYRLKQVDFDGAISYSLIRYVKVELSTTTKVDVYPNPTTDYCNVVVEGVGGDISYTILDLSGRSLQRGSFQKAVKLDLQRMNTGSYIIQLYNVNFQKAIQIVKK, encoded by the coding sequence ATGAAGTATGTTTTATCAGTTATATTAACATTTGTATTTGCATCTGCCTGGGCGCAGAACGCATGTAATAACCGTTCTACTTTCAATTGGGATGATCATCCAGGTGATCCCAGAAACCAGACATACGCTGATGAAGGGGTAGATTTTACATTTACGCTTAGTGACCCTAACAACAGAGTTGATGGAGCAGATTTTGAAGTAGATGGAACGTATCAGTTTATCTATGGAGTAAACTCACTAAGGTGGGAGCAAAACCTGGCCAATAATACAGAGTCCTCAACTATTACGGTGGACTTCAATAATATTGCGCTTAATGACTTTTGCTTTTATGTACTAGGTATCAATAACAATGATGTCATTACAGTTAGTGGATCTTTTAATTCTAATAACGTAACTTTTTCTACTACAGAAGTTGTAAATGAAGCATTTCGTTACTGCTTTAACGGACCAGTAGATGAGATTTCTGTAACTTTTAGCAGTAATGCCGGAGGCAATCCACCAAATCAGATTGTAGGACTTTGGAACTTTGAATGGTGCGATATAGACTTTGATGATGATGGTATCAGAGATGCAATTGACCTGGATAGTGACAATGATGGTCTTTTAGATACTCAGGAAGATAACAACGCAGCCGGAGACTCAGATAATGATGGTATACCTGATTACAGTGACCCTAGCTTTCCTGGCTATACTGATGCTGATGCCAACAACGTAAACGACAATATTGATATGGATGGCGATGGGTACCCCAACTCATTAGACATTGACTCTGATGGTGATGGTATACCTGATAATATTGAAGGCCCTACCACGGCCGCTTACATAGCTCCTACTGGTAATGATACTGACAATGATGGTCTGGATGATGCTTACGACTCTGATAATGGTGGCAGCACGGTTGCTCTGGTAGATACAGATGGAGATGGTACGAATGATTATCTAGATCAGGACTCTGATGGTGATGGCGTTTCTGATCTGATAGAAGGTAATGACATAGACTTTAACGGCTTGGCAGATCTTACTCCTGACACGGGTGGTAACCGAAACCCCTCTGGTACAGATGCTGATGGAGATGGTTTAGATGATAGTTTTGATGTGATCATAGGTAGAAACTTGACGGATAATCCAACTGTACTGGGTCGTAATACTATTCCTGAAAGTCTGTTGGATGCTAATTCTGAATACAATTTTAGAGATACAGATGATGATGGGGATGGAGTACTTACCAGTGCTGAACTCACCGATACAAACGGTGATGGTATTCCTGAATACATACAGGCATGTGGTGATGGCTCTATCCTGGATTTTGACGACTATACTGTAGGGTCAACTCCTGGTCCATTTAACATAGATGGTGTAACAATCACTTTTGAATTCTCAGATGCCTCTGGTAATGTATTGAGCTATACGGTAGATAGAGATGAACTGGATGCTGCTAATAATATCTATAGTGAAAACTATGTAAGGGTTTTACAGAACTTGGACAATGCCTCTCAATACAGCTTATTAAAAGTTAAGTTTAACCGACCGCTTAAGGGTTTTAGGTTCAACTTATTAGATATTGATAAAGCCTCTCCCCAATTTACAGATTACCTTTCAGTCAATGTGTATTCAGATGCCGATGTCATAGTACTAGATGGAAATAACATTCTGCCGGGGAGGTATAACCGTCTAAATGATAACAACTTTATTGAGGGCTTAAACAATACTAATGACGAGGATTATTTCGGTAATGTACATATTGCCATTGGTCAAACTGTAGATTCCCTTGTAATCCGATACGCTAACCTGGATGCAGGTCTAAATGGTGGAAACAACAATCAGGCAGTAGGTCTCGGTGACTTTACATGGTGTGGTATTGATAGTGATTTTGATGAGGTGCTAGATTTTGTTGATAATGATGACAATAACAATGGTATTCTGGACATCATAGAAGCTGGTGGAACAGAAGGAGTAGACCCAGATCCTTCTGGAGATGCGGATGGCGACAAAATTCCTAACTATCAGGATCCTGACTTTGCCGGCTTTACAGACGTAAACGCAGATGGCATAGATGATAACTATGATTATGATCTGGATGGAATCCCTGATCACCTGGATAAAGATACTGATAACGATGGCTTACCAGATGCGGTAGAAGCTAATGGAGGCACTCTGCCAGAAAATATGGATACCGATGGTAGTTATTCCGCTGCCTATGTAGCAACGACTACTGATGCTGATGGAGATGGTATTATCGCAGAACTGGATCCTGATGAAGGAGGTACAGCACTACCCGTTAACAATTCTGACAATGATGCAGTCAATGATTTTAGAGACCTGGATTCAGATAACGATGGTATTGCTGACCTGGTAGAGGCTGGTGGAACAGATACAAATGGAGACGGACAGGTAGATGACTTTGTAGATGTAGATACTGATGGTATGGCGGATCAGTATGATCCTGATAGCTTTGCCGAAGGGCTGTTAGAAGGCTCACTAACCAAGAAAGCTAAAGATACCGATAGAGACGGGTATCCTAACTATCGAGATGCCGATTCCGATGCCGATGGGATTACGGATAATGTAGAAGCACAAACCACAGCAGGATATGTAGCTGCAGGTAGTACGGATACTGATGGTGACGGTTGGCTTGATGAATATGACTCTGATAATGGAGGTACGCCAATCAGTCTGGTAGACAATGATGGTGATGGTACTCAGGACTATATCGATACAGACTCTGATGGTGATGGGGTGCTAGACAGAATTGAAGCAAGAGATGCGAACAGAGATGGTCGGAGAGATATCAATCCGGCTAATAATGATACTGATCAGGATGGTCTAGATGATAATTATGATCCTGACAATGGAGGAACTTTGGCTCCGCTTTTATCATCAGATACTGACCTTATCCCTGACTATCGTGATATTGACGATGACAACGATGGCATCTTAACTCAAGATGAAGACAGCAATGCCAATGGCCGCCTGAACGACGACTTTGCTCAGGGGGGAGGTTCAGTACCAGATTATCTCTACAATACGGATGACCCTGACAGTGATAATATAGTCAATGATATTGATCAGGATGACAACAATGATGGGATACCGGATATAGAGCAGGGCTATGGCGTAAATCCTGGTGCGGATGCTGATAATGATGGTACACCTAATTATCTGGATACCGATTTTGTACATCCAACCTATGGTGCATTTGTAGATGCAAATGGTGATGGTGTAAACGATACTTTTGATACCGACCGAGATGGAGTACCTAACCATTTTGATCTGGACTCTGATGGTGATGGTATTCCAAATGCCGTAGAAGCAAATGATGGAATTTTACCACCAAATATGACTGAAAATGGTCAGTACGATTATGCTTATGTACGTGCTAATGATCATGATGGAGACGGACTTGTAAATGACCTTGATCCAGATTTTGGAGGGACACCTTTAAGCAATTCTGATTTTGATGGCGATGGCCTCCCTGATGCACTTGATCAGGATGCTGATGGCGATGGCATTCCTGATGCTATCGAAGCACAGGCTACAGACACGAACAACAATGGAGTCAATGACACATACCTGGACTCTGATGGTGACGGTAATGCTGACTATAGAGATAGTGATGCTGATAATGATGGTATTACTGATGCTATAGAAGGAAGAGCTAGCGGAGTAACAGCAAGTGGTAATGATACAGATCTGGATGGTCTGGATGATGCTTTTGATCCAGATAACGGTGGCGCGGAGTTGACCGGCTATGACCATGATAATGATGGTACACCAGATTATCTTGATAGTGATTCAGATAATGATGGTATAGCTGATATTATAGAAGGCAACGATGCAGACGGGAATGGTGTAGCAGATGCTAATCTAAGCAATGTGGATAGTGATGGCGATGGAATTGATAATAACTTCGAAGGAGGAGTAGCGCTTCAAAACACGGATAGCAATGGAGAGCCTGATTTTCGCGATGTAGACGATGATGGCGATGGTATTCCTACTGCAGATGAGTCCTTAGACCAAAGTCCGGCTAATGGTACTCCCGATTATTTGGAAGCAAGTTCCGAGCTATGTGGTCCTGGTTTTACAGCAATAGACAGGTATGGAGATGCTGTGGCTGCAAACAATGGAGGTACACGCTCCAATGCTGCAGTAGGCGCTCCAAATTATAACCCGGCTACTGACAACTTTACTGCTATGGCTTATACCAATGGAGCTAACCAGTATATAATATTAGACTTAGGCGAGAATGTACCGGAAGGTAGAGTTATTGAAATGTATGTTTCATCTAACCAGGCGGGTTCTGCCTGGAGAGTACAAAGCTCACTTACTGGTGCTGGTTTCGGAAATACAGTTGATTATACAGGCCTGGTACAACGAACAAACATAGAAGTTAGAACTTACACTGTACCTGCCGGTGGTATAAGATATATCGCTTTTATATGGAATGCAGGACTGCCCTATATAGATGGAGTTGTGTTTGAAAGTTGCATCTTAGATACTGATAATGATGAGATTGCTGACATCAACGATAACGATAGTGACAACGATGGTTTATCAGATGCGCAGGAAGGAAATGGCATAGACCCTACCGCAGATGCCGATGGTGATGGTATTGCTAACTATTTAGATAGCTCTTTTGCTGGGTTTGAAGACCTGAACGGAGATGGCGTTAATGACAATTTTGATTTTGACCTGGATGGTATAGCTAACCATCTTGATCTTGATTCTGATAATGATGGTATACCCGATGCAGTGGAGGCTAATAATGGATCGCTACCTGCTAATATGACGAATGAGGGTACTTATCTGATATCTTATGTACTGGCTAATGATACTGATGGCGATGGTTATGCAAATGATGTAGATGCTTCCAACGGGGGAACTGCTCTTGCAAACCCTGATACCGATGGGGATGGCTTGAACGACTTTACCGATCGTGACTCTGATAATGATGGAATTACAGATACTGTCGAAGCCGGAGGTACTGATAATAACCGTGATGGTATAATTGATAATTTTGCCGATACCGATGGTGATGGTTTAGCAGATCTAGTAGATACCGACAATGGAGGGACTCAGCTAACGATTATCAATACTGATGGTACGGATAACCCTGATTATATAGATACGGACTCTGATAATGACAGTGGAGGAGGATCTCCGGGTTTGCCGGACCTTTATGAAGCACATGACAGTGACTTTGATGGTACACCTTCCTGGGATGATAATGGCAACCTACTGTTGGATCCTAATGAAGGAAATGTGGACCTTGATGGCGATGGTATATTGGATGCGTTTGATCCTAGCGAAGGTGGTATCGGTGCTTCTCTACCAGATGTTGATAAGGATGGGGTGTATAATTACAGAGATGACGATGATGATGACGATGGTATTCCTACGTCTGCTGAAGATGCGAACGGAGATGGTAACTTCTTTAACGATTTCTCAGAAGGTCAGGATACCAGCTATGGTGGAAGGTACAGCTTCGTCCCAGACTATTTGTATAATCCACTGTCTCCTCTCCCAGTAGATTTAGTAAGCTTTGAAGCCTACTGGGACTCCAAAGTTGTAATGTTAGAATGGGAGACTGCCTCTGAGAAAAACAACGATTACTTTGAAGTTGAGCGCTCTGACAATGGCTATCAATATACTGCTGTAGGAAAGGTAAAAGGAAAAGGTACCACCGATGAGCTAAGTACTTATAGTTATGCAGATGAAGTAAGCAGCAATGGTGAATATTTCTACCGCCTGAAGCAGGTAGACTTTGACGGAGCTATTAGCTACTCACTAATTCGTTACGTAAAAGTAGAGCTATCTACTACTACCAAAGTAGATGTATATCCAAACCCCACTACAGACTATTGCAATGTAGTGGTAGAAGGAGTCGGTGGCGATATCTCATATACCATTCTGGATCTGAGTGGAAGGTCACTTCAAAGAGGTAGCTTCCAGAAAGCTGTCAAATTAGATCTACAGAGGATGAATACCGGAAGCTATATTATCCAGCTCTACAATGTAAACTTCCAGAAGGCTATTCAGATTGTGAAGAAGTAA
- the hflX gene encoding GTPase HflX yields the protein MIEPFSTAKRKETAVLVAIVNQAQPDYKVEEYLDELAFLAETSGAITKKKFTQKLDKPDVTFFVGKGKLEEIKAYVQANEIDMVIFDDDLSPSQVRNLENKLKCKILDRSLLILNIFSIRAKTAQAKTQVELAQYQYILPRLTKMWTHLSKQKGGIGMRGPGEKELETDRRIVRDKIALFNKKLEKIDKQNATRRKSRQQVVRVALVGYTNVGKSTLMRLLSKSDVFAENKLFATVDSTVRKVVINRIPFLLTDTVGFIRKLPHALIECFKSTLDEIREADVLLHVVDASHPSFEEQINVVNNTLAEIGVSDKPTLLVFNKVDKLMKEEDLPQAEDEEELIYVDDSETDYHPPLTLEQLEATYMGRGEKDAIFISAVDKLNIDKLRQAIFDKVSDKFFTIYPNYVHNDMDYQYTE from the coding sequence ATGATAGAACCTTTTTCAACTGCCAAGAGAAAAGAGACCGCTGTATTGGTGGCAATAGTGAATCAGGCACAGCCTGACTACAAAGTTGAAGAGTATCTTGACGAGTTAGCATTTCTGGCTGAGACCTCTGGCGCCATTACTAAAAAGAAGTTTACCCAAAAGCTAGATAAGCCTGATGTTACCTTTTTTGTAGGAAAGGGAAAGCTTGAAGAGATTAAAGCTTATGTACAGGCTAATGAGATTGATATGGTCATTTTTGATGATGACCTTTCTCCCTCACAAGTCCGTAACCTTGAAAACAAACTTAAATGTAAAATTCTGGACAGAAGTTTATTAATACTCAATATCTTCTCTATCCGGGCTAAAACCGCACAGGCTAAAACTCAAGTAGAGTTAGCCCAGTACCAATATATTTTACCTCGCTTAACCAAAATGTGGACTCACCTTTCTAAACAAAAAGGGGGAATTGGTATGAGAGGACCCGGTGAGAAAGAGTTGGAAACTGACCGTCGTATAGTACGTGACAAGATTGCGCTCTTTAATAAAAAGCTTGAAAAAATAGATAAGCAAAATGCTACCCGTAGAAAGTCGCGACAGCAGGTAGTTCGTGTAGCTTTGGTAGGATATACCAACGTAGGTAAGTCTACTTTAATGCGTTTGCTTTCTAAGTCTGATGTGTTTGCTGAAAATAAACTTTTTGCTACAGTAGACTCCACAGTTCGTAAGGTGGTTATTAACAGAATACCTTTCTTGCTTACTGATACTGTAGGATTTATAAGAAAACTCCCTCACGCTTTAATAGAGTGTTTTAAGTCTACGCTAGACGAGATCCGAGAAGCCGATGTATTGCTTCATGTAGTTGATGCCTCACACCCTTCTTTTGAAGAACAGATAAATGTAGTTAACAATACGCTCGCTGAAATTGGGGTGAGTGACAAACCTACCTTACTAGTGTTTAATAAGGTAGACAAGTTGATGAAAGAAGAAGACTTACCACAAGCAGAAGATGAGGAAGAGCTGATCTATGTTGATGACTCAGAAACGGATTATCATCCTCCATTGACTTTAGAGCAGTTGGAGGCTACCTATATGGGTAGAGGAGAAAAGGATGCCATCTTTATCTCCGCAGTGGACAAACTCAATATTGATAAGCTAAGGCAAGCTATCTTCGATAAGGTGTCGGATAAATTCTTTACTATTTATCCTAATTACGTTCACAACGATATGGATTATCAATATACGGAATAA
- a CDS encoding VWA domain-containing protein: MQQVQLLFENSPWLTIPCLLVGAIYAALLYIKSQGFRHQSWGKQINYLLTGLRFLLVSLLCLLLIGPFIKQIKNTLEKPTIVMAIDNSASIASVQDSASIQALKASLDNTAQQLEENGYQLEYRSFSGAERLDSVSFHNESSDLSRMLGDIATDYEGRNLASVVLLSDGIYNEGVSPSYRPYSYRLNTVGLGDTIPKQDINIRNLFYNKIAYQGNKFPLVAELANTGFEGETVNITVKNKGNVVASETLTFSNNRDVNTIEFLLEANSEGMQRYEVEVQSLEGEFTNQNNTSQAFVEIIEGKENILLLASSPHPDIKAIRLAIESNKNYELRTAILSVEDLNESLLSEIKYDLVIFHQLPAKNRDNAIVRKYMEEASARWFIVGSQTDLFTLSRNNNILNVASVNNDTDEVSAVYNNSFNGFQLDVESQAIIEEYLPLTVPFGRIELKNNPEVILYQKVGTVETSKPLLVSGEIEGKKTSVMLAEGLWQWRLQEYAKNDNTQAFDGFISKLTQFLSAKEDKRRFRVYPEKDEFVDTEAVVFQTEIYNEIYEEVYGYNISLSIKDETEEERKYSYQTNESNTQYRVSNLPEGVYQYTATAEINGEQMQSSGEFTVRSLQIENLNLTANHQLLRELSSNTGGKFFTQNNLGQLAAQLQTQEARGKIYTSQAFLPIINLKWLFFVLLILVSLEWGLRKYMGSY, encoded by the coding sequence ATGCAACAAGTACAACTACTGTTTGAAAACTCTCCCTGGCTTACTATTCCATGCCTACTGGTAGGTGCTATTTATGCAGCATTGCTTTATATAAAAAGCCAAGGCTTTAGACATCAGAGTTGGGGAAAACAAATTAATTATCTGCTGACAGGACTAAGGTTTCTGTTGGTGAGCCTGTTGTGCTTGTTGCTGATTGGTCCATTTATCAAACAAATAAAAAACACTCTTGAGAAGCCTACTATCGTAATGGCTATAGATAATTCTGCCTCTATAGCTTCAGTACAGGATAGTGCTTCAATACAGGCTCTCAAAGCCTCTCTAGATAATACGGCTCAACAACTAGAAGAAAATGGTTATCAGCTAGAGTACCGTTCATTTAGTGGAGCTGAGCGCCTGGATTCAGTAAGCTTCCATAATGAAAGCAGTGACTTAAGCCGTATGCTCGGTGATATTGCAACCGACTATGAGGGCAGAAACCTGGCATCTGTTGTACTTCTGTCAGATGGAATTTATAATGAGGGGGTGTCCCCCTCTTATCGTCCGTATAGCTATAGGCTCAATACCGTAGGTCTTGGAGATACCATTCCCAAGCAGGATATTAATATCCGAAACCTATTTTACAATAAAATAGCATATCAGGGCAACAAATTTCCTCTGGTAGCAGAACTCGCCAATACAGGTTTTGAAGGAGAAACTGTCAATATTACTGTTAAAAACAAAGGGAATGTAGTGGCCAGCGAAACACTAACCTTCTCTAATAACAGAGATGTTAATACTATAGAATTTTTACTGGAAGCCAATAGCGAGGGCATGCAACGCTACGAGGTAGAAGTGCAGTCTCTTGAAGGAGAATTTACGAATCAGAATAATACAAGTCAGGCATTTGTAGAAATTATAGAAGGGAAGGAAAACATCTTGTTACTGGCTTCATCACCTCATCCCGATATCAAAGCTATTCGCCTGGCTATTGAGAGCAATAAAAACTACGAGCTCCGCACGGCAATATTAAGTGTAGAAGATCTTAATGAGTCTCTGTTATCAGAAATAAAATATGATTTAGTAATCTTCCATCAACTACCTGCCAAAAACAGAGATAATGCTATAGTACGAAAATACATGGAAGAGGCATCCGCTCGCTGGTTTATTGTGGGTAGCCAGACAGATCTGTTTACACTTAGCCGGAACAACAATATTTTAAATGTTGCGAGTGTAAATAATGATACCGACGAGGTAAGTGCGGTTTATAATAACAGCTTCAATGGGTTTCAGCTGGATGTTGAAAGCCAGGCTATTATTGAAGAGTATCTTCCACTAACCGTCCCCTTTGGGAGAATTGAGCTAAAAAACAATCCAGAGGTTATACTATACCAGAAAGTAGGCACAGTTGAAACCAGTAAACCCCTTTTAGTTAGTGGAGAAATTGAAGGAAAGAAAACATCAGTTATGCTAGCTGAAGGGTTGTGGCAGTGGAGGTTGCAGGAGTATGCAAAAAATGATAATACTCAGGCCTTTGATGGCTTTATTAGTAAGCTCACTCAGTTTCTCTCTGCAAAAGAAGATAAGAGGCGCTTTAGGGTTTATCCTGAAAAAGATGAATTTGTAGACACCGAGGCAGTAGTATTCCAGACAGAAATCTACAATGAAATTTATGAAGAGGTTTATGGCTATAACATTTCACTTAGCATAAAGGATGAAACTGAAGAAGAGCGTAAGTACAGCTATCAAACGAATGAAAGTAATACCCAATATAGGGTAAGTAATCTGCCTGAAGGGGTGTATCAATATACTGCTACTGCTGAAATTAATGGAGAACAAATGCAAAGTTCAGGAGAGTTTACAGTACGTAGTTTGCAGATAGAAAACCTTAACCTAACAGCCAACCATCAACTGCTGCGAGAACTATCCTCAAATACTGGTGGGAAGTTTTTTACACAAAACAATTTAGGTCAGCTAGCCGCACAGTTGCAAACCCAAGAGGCAAGGGGAAAAATTTATACCAGCCAAGCATTCCTCCCCATCATTAATCTTAAATGGTTATTTTTTGTATTGCTAATTCTGGTAAGTCTGGAGTGGGGGCTAAGGAAGTATATGGGGAGCTACTAA